CGGACGAGCGCCTCGCGGACGGCTTTGTTCCCTTTGAGGGAACAGTTGGTCCCGGCGCACACCAGGACGTGGGCACGGTAGAAGTCCATCCTTGTCTCCCTCCCCCTCTATTTGAATCGCGCGAGGATCTCGGGGATCATGTCCGGCGTGAGGTTGCCGAAGACCTCTTCGTCGACCATCACCGCCGGCGCGACCCCACACACCCCGATGCAACTGGTGACCTCGAGGGTGAAGCGACCGTCGCCGGAATCCTCGCCGAGCCTGGCCCCGGCCGCCTTCTCCAGCGCCTCGATGACCTCCCTGGCCCCCCGCACATGACAGGGTGCGCTCTCACAGACCCGCACGATGTGCCTGGCCTTGGGGCGGAGGTTGAAGAGGGTGTAGAAGCTGGCGACGCCGTAGACCTTGGACAGGGGGACGGAGAGACCGATGGCTGTGCGGACCAGTGCTTCTTCGGGAAGATACCTCAGTTCCGCCTGCAGCTCGTGGAGCACAGGCAAAAGCGCCCCAGGCCGGTCCCTGTGCTTGGCGATGATCTGGTCGATCTTCGCCAGGGCCGGCTTGGATAGGGCGCTTTCGATCGTAGTCGAAACCGCCACGGGTTGACCCTCCCTTATACTGATGTGGTCGCGATGACCCATTCGCCAAGGATCTGGTCGTTGACTATGTGCTCAGCCACGATCCGTCTGGCTACTTCGGGCGTGACGCGACCATAGGTCACCCGTGGTTCTCCCGATTTGATTACGTCCACCAGGGGTTCTCGGTCGCACAGTCCGACGCAACCCGTTTGCGAAACGGTGACCGCGGTCAGGTTCCTCTTTTGGAGTTCGTCCAGGATGGCAGCCATGACGTCACGGGCCCCGGCGGCGATCCCGCAGGTCCCCATGCCCACGACCAGTTTGACCAAGCCCTGGCCTTGCCTGACCCGTGTCATCTCCAGGGCTTTTCCCCGGATACGATCCAAGTCCTTGAGGGATTTCATCCCTCGCACCTCCTTAGGATGGATCACTCACCGGAAGCCCCGGAGCGGCCCCGCCATGTTTGTACGGGGCCGCGCCGGGTTGGCATCGCGTGCCTAACGAATGGGACGGCTATTTCTTCTCGCCGTTCTTGGGGTACTTACCTCTTGGTGTGTAGTGGGTGTGGA
The sequence above is drawn from the Bacillota bacterium genome and encodes:
- a CDS encoding (2Fe-2S) ferredoxin domain-containing protein gives rise to the protein MKSLKDLDRIRGKALEMTRVRQGQGLVKLVVGMGTCGIAAGARDVMAAILDELQKRNLTAVTVSQTGCVGLCDREPLVDVIKSGEPRVTYGRVTPEVARRIVAEHIVNDQILGEWVIATTSV
- a CDS encoding NAD(P)H-dependent oxidoreductase subunit E, coding for MAVSTTIESALSKPALAKIDQIIAKHRDRPGALLPVLHELQAELRYLPEEALVRTAIGLSVPLSKVYGVASFYTLFNLRPKARHIVRVCESAPCHVRGAREVIEALEKAAGARLGEDSGDGRFTLEVTSCIGVCGVAPAVMVDEEVFGNLTPDMIPEILARFK